From Monomorium pharaonis isolate MP-MQ-018 chromosome 9, ASM1337386v2, whole genome shotgun sequence, the proteins below share one genomic window:
- the LOC118647348 gene encoding uncharacterized protein LOC118647348 — protein sequence MYSDNGTTFVGADKELDQAYRAAITDPNLLNKIAITKVEWKYIPPHAPHFGGLWEAGVRSVKYHLRRLIGAHTLTFEELTTFLCRVEACLNSRPLGPIRDTVDDYETLTPGHSLIGSALNAISEPSVLSISESRLSRWQLIRQLTERFWKIWQTDYVNTLQQKSKWRKPQPSIDIGAMVLLKNDFLPPCKWELGRVIQTHAGPDGLMRVVTVQTAHSESNDRLTNCAYFRSTNNLCRTKNHRTFHVNKFSVTSKSSLSQNVSLNSSLSCK from the coding sequence ATGTACTCCGATAACGGCACGACATTCGTCGGCGCCGACAAAGAACTAGATCAGGCGTACCGCGCTGCCATTACCGATCCTAACCTTCTCAATAAAATCGCAATTACTAAAGTCGAATGGAAATATATTCCTCCACACGCTCCTCACTTCGGAGGATTATGGGAGGCCGGCGTACGAAGCGTAAAATACCATCTCCGCCGCTTAATCGGAGCTCACACTCTGACATTTGAAGAGCTTACCACCTTTCTGTGTCGGGTGGAGGCCTGCCTTAATTCGCGGCCCCTGGGGCCCATTAGGGACACTGTTGACGACTATGAAACATTGACTCCGGGCCACTCCTTAATCGGTTCCGCTCTCAACGCAATTTCTGAGCCGTCGGTCCTGTCAATCTCGGAAAGTCGACTGTCTCGTTGGCAATTAATTCGTCAGCTGACAGAAAGATTTTGGAAGATCTGGCAGACGGACTACGTCAATACCTTGCAGCAAAAGAGTAAATGGAGAAAACCACAACCGTCGATTGACATAGGAGCGATGGTTCTACTTAAAAATGATTTCTTGCCTCCCTGCAAATGGGAACTGGGCAGGGTCATTCAAACTCATGCCGGCCCTGACGGCTTAATGCGCGTCGTCACGGTGCAAACTGCGCATTCTGAATCAAACGACCGCTTAACAAATTGTGCGTACTTCCGATCCACGAACAACCTCTGTCGGACGAAGAATCACCGAACCTTTCATGTCAATAAGTTTAGCGTTACTTCTAAATCTAGTTTAAGTCAAAATGTATCTCTCAATTCTAGCTTGTCATGTAAATAA
- the LOC118647349 gene encoding uncharacterized protein LOC118647349: MAATSICVHRGHRKDVPPNLIDSRDRDFQRILWIDESTDRVQKYQLLTVTYGTASAPFLALRVLKQLIINEGGAFPLASSVLTNHIYVDDVLFGAEDIPLLRRAREQICDLLAKGGFTLCKWASNKSELLNNISPENHGLACNRPLKLDDHINILGLSWNPVVDAFQFSVLLSTSCPHTKRSVLSAIAKLFDPLGWVTPITITAKIFMQELWRLQINWDEALPPPSSTRWAIIYRNLSHLNGLKIDRWTGRGSDTARCEVHGFADASTAAYAAVIYMRVISLSGDITVKLLIGKSQVAPLKPMSVPRLELSAATLLAKLLEFIRESFNFKIDAFYCWTDSTVALAWVRSHSSRWKTFVSNRVADIQTCAPDAKWMYVSTRDNPAECASRGLLASELTPSSIWWHGPNWLHRSDSSWPAQPSSVDTTTSDESKGVNAHITCPPDRWDLASRYSTWPKLIRITAYLIRFGDRCRQRKGKSNDDSKKSLALTHTECR, from the coding sequence ATGGCGGCAACATCGATATGTGTACACCGCGGACATCGAAAAGATGTACCGCCAAATTTGATCGACTCTCGCGACCGCGATTTCCAACGGATTTTATGGATAGATGAATCGACCGACCGAGTTCAGAAGTATCAATTACTAACAGTCACATATGGCACCGCGTCGGCTCCCTTCCTCGCCCTTCGCGTACTTAAGCAATTGATAATTAACGAGGGCGGAGCGTTTCCACTTGCGTCTTCAGTTTTGACGAATCACATCTATGTCGACGATGTGCTGTTCGGCGCGGAGGATATACCGTTGCTGCGTCGCGCGCGTGAGCAAATATGTGACCTCCTTGCGAAGGGCGGATTTACATTGTGCAAATGGGCCAGTAACAAATCAGAATTGCTCAATAACATTTCGCCAGAAAATCACGGCCTGGCTTGTAACCGCCCATTAAAGCTCGATGATCACATCAACATTCTTGGACTTTCCTGGAACCCCGTGGTCGACGCGTTTCAATTTAGCGTCTTGCTATCAACATCATGTCCACACACAAAACGCTCGGTGCTATCCGCGATAGCAAAGTTATTCGATCCGCTTGGCTGGGTCACTCCCATAACAATAACCGCTAAGATTTTTATGCAAGAATTATGGCGCCTTCAAATCAACTGGGATGAAGCATTGCCCCCACCTTCCTCCACCCGCTGGGCAATTATTTACCGAAATCTGTCCCATCTCAACGGATTAAAAATTGATCGATGGACCGGTCGCGGGTCCGATACAGCACGTTGCGAAGTCCATGGATTCGCGGACGCGTCTACGGCTGCATACGCCGCAGTCATTTACATGCGCGTTATCTCGCTATCGGGAGACATCACCGTGAAGCTACTGATCGGAAAGTCACAGGTAGCCCCCCTCAAACCGATGAGCGTCCCTCGTCTTGAACTCAGCGCCGCTACACTCCTGGCTAAGCTGCTCGAATTTATACGCGAATccttcaattttaaaatagacgCGTTTTATTGTTGGACGGACTCTACCGTAGCGCTCGCATGGGTTAGGTCCCATTCCTCACGATGGAAAACGTTCGTGTCAAATCGCGTAGCGGATATACAAACTTGCGCTCCCGACGCTAAGTGGATGTACGTATCGACTCGCGATAACCCCGCCGAATGCGCGTCTCGCGGATTGCTGGCGTCTGAGTTGACGCCATCGTCAATATGGTGGCACGGCCCAAACTGGCTACATCGCTCCGACAGTTCATGGCCGGCACAACCTTCATCCGTCGATACGACTACGAGTGACGAATCTAAGGGTGTTAACGCTCATATAACGTGCCCTCCCGACCGTTGGGACTTAGCGTCTCGCTATTCTACGTGGcctaaattaattagaatcaCAGCGTACTTAATTCGCTTCGGTGATCGGTGTCGGCAGCGAAAAGGGAAATCGAACGATGACTCAAAAAAATCCTTAGCTCTAACACACACCGAGTGCCGGTAG
- the LOC118647350 gene encoding uncharacterized protein LOC118647350, translated as MSEELEYQLTNLRVVTRSLENFKKTGRLNYTPAKIRARIASLKEERKGIAYFEEDQIEAHQEVYQTSLDFMTEWLEKMEPCMSPNRSAADLSLSRAETSSLSLQHLPPIQLPPFSGKFTEWESFRDRFYALIIDNKDLSDYSRMHFLASSLTDSARDVIAGIPITTNNFSVAWKALLTRFENKRRLIEVHVATLHNLTPITRESAVELHALRDKAEKAFSALKCLNRSPEEMLSNILVYFVVQKLDPSTRRAWKIKGSTESAPLSFEDLIKFTSYRALALEELTPLTEKPNRNSPIQRREIVERLKRCFNCLSQKHSVNECHSKYSCRLCQQRHHSSLHLESPSACNLVNGSAAAPASASANSAIAQSDHTVCDDVPSTPSQAVAMSSVSLRGIPVPVLLATAKIIVESKHRRQLTVRALIDQGSEVTFITERLAQTLRLNRMRTFTTISAVDCSDAGLCRYAASVKIVSRYSAETTFTTVAFILKSFTKYHPRCSQGVDNWQYLSGLNLADDDPTGAAPIDVIIGADLYSQIISDGVRKGPIGFPVAQNSHLGWLISGPTLSPTSDAQAINVLHCALERELMRFWEIEDVPLRKFLSPAEQRCEEHFVTTHSRDVTGKYIVRLPFKTEESPDVGESRPVAMRSLLALNRRLQSNNELKMEYSAFLREYETLGHMKKISPPTGLPKRFIYIPHHPVVRDFSSTTRVRVVFNASSLTAHL; from the exons ATGAGTGAGGAGCTGGAGTATCAGTTAACTAACCTCCGCGTGGTCACTCGCTCACTCGAGAACTTTAAGAAAACCGGTCGTTTAAATTATACGCCGGCCAAAATCCGAGCCAGAATCGCGTCCCTCAAGGAA GAGCGGAAGGGCATCGCTTATTTCGAAGAGGATCAGATCGAAGCACATCAGGAAGTGTACCAAACATCGTTGGACTTCATGACAGAATGGCTGGAGAAGATGGAGCCCTGCATGAGTCCTAACCGATCAGCCGCGGATCTCTCTCTGAGTCGGGCGGAGACGTCGTCTCTTTCTCTGCAGCATCTCCCGCCGATTCAATTACCTCCATTTTCCGGAAAATTTACCGAGTGGGAGAGCTTTCGCGATCGCTTTTACGctttaataatagataataaagatttgtcCGATTATTCACGCATGCATTTCTTAGCGTCAAGTCTCACGGACTCAGCGCGTGATGTGATAGCCGGGATTCCGATTACAACAAATAACTTCTCGGTAGCATGGAAGGCTCTCTTAACTCGATTCGAAAATAAGCGAAGGCTTATCGAGGTTCACGTCGCGACATTACATAATTTGACTCCAATCACGCGGGAATCAGCAGTCGAATTACACGCCCTCCGCGACAAGGCGGAGAAGGCTTTTTCTGCTCTGAAGTGCCTCAATCGTTCGCCGGAGGAAATGTTAAGCAATATATTAGTGTATTTCGTCGTTCAAAAATTAGATCCATCAACCCGTCGGGCATGGAAAATCAAAGGCAGTACGGAATCCGCTCCGCTCAGCTttgaagatttaattaaatttacctcGTATCGCGCTCTAGCGCTTGAAGAATTAACACCATTGACAGAAAAACCAAACCGGAAT agtcCGATTCAACGACGCGAAATTGTCGAACGTTTGAAACGATGCTTTAATTGCCTAAGCCAAAAGCATTCAGTTAATGAATGTCATAGTAAGTATTCATGTCGTCTCTGCCAACAAAGACATCATTCGTCATTGCATCTTGAATCGCCCTCTGCATGTAATCTCGTCAATGGGTCGGCGGCCGCGCCTGCCTCCGCCAGCGCTAATAGTGCGATCGCGCAGTCCGACCATACGGTCTGCGATGATGTCCCGTCGACACCTTCGCAAGCCGTCGCGATGTCTTCCGTTTCATTACGCGGGATTCCGGTTCCGGTATTACTCGCTACGGCGAAAATAATTGTGGAATCCAAACACCGACGCCAACTAACCGTCAGAGCCTTAATAGATCAGGGCTCAGAGGTCACGTTCATTACTGAACGACTAGCTCAAACTTTGCGCCTTAATCGAATGCGAACATTCACAACCATATCGGCGGTCGACTGTTCAGACGCGGGTCTTTGCCGATATGCTGCTTCCGTCAAAATAGTATCTCGCTATTCAGCGGAGACAACGTTTACTACCGTCGCATTTATTCTCAAATCTTTTACGAAATACCATCCTCGTTGCTCGCAAGGTGTTGACAACTGGCAATATTTATCCGGTCTCAACTTAGCGGACGATGACCCCACAGGGGCCGCTCCGATTGACGTTATCATTGGCGCTGACTTATATAGTCAAATTATTTCAGACGGTGTTCGTAAGGGCCCCATCGGGTTTCCGGTCGCTCAAAACTCCCACCTCGGTTGGCTTATTTCCGGTCCGACACTTTCTCCGACATCGGATGCACAAGctattaatgttttacattgCGCACTGGAGCGAGAATTAATGCGATTTTGGGAAATTGAAGATGTTCCTCTGCGTAAGTTCTTATCCCCAGCCGAACAACGATGCGAGGAGCACTTTGTCACCACTCATTCGCGCGACGTCACCGGAAAATATATAGTGCGTCTCCCGTTCAAAACCGAAGAGTCGCCGGATGTCGGAGAATCGCGCCCTGTTGCCATGAGATCACTTTTAGCCCTCAATCGTCGACTCCAGTCGAATAACGAGCTCAAAATGGAATACTCGGCATTCCTTCGTGAGTACGAGACCCTCGGTCACATGAAGAAAATTTCGCCTCCGACGGGATTACCAAAACGATTCATATATATTCCGCATCACCCAGTAGTGCGAGATTTCAGCTCAACAACTCGAGTCCGCGTCGTCTTTAACGCGTCAAGCTTGACGGCTCATCTTTGA